One genomic region from Candidatus Bathyarchaeia archaeon encodes:
- a CDS encoding Mrp/NBP35 family ATP-binding protein has protein sequence MSAGCDGKCESCSKKGECTDPRKERWEEQQRLKQRISRIKHKIAVISGKGGVGKSTVTVNLAMAFAMHGYANRVGILDADIHGPSIPKMLGLRGQRLQALAAGVISPVAGPLGIKVVSMDFLLPSDESPVIWRGPLKMRAIQQFLSDITWGELDFLLVDLPPGTGDEPLSVMQLIPDMDGVVIVTIPSEVSQIVVKKAVTFARQLGVPVIGIIENMSGFICPKCGAEVNIFKTGGGRKIAEDLAVPFLGSIPIDPEICTDSDEGKPFIVGHSDSPASKAFTDIVKKIEQYLEQRKRVAIPVKKDMYE, from the coding sequence ATGAGCGCAGGGTGTGACGGCAAATGTGAATCTTGTTCAAAGAAGGGTGAATGCACAGACCCGCGAAAGGAAAGGTGGGAGGAGCAGCAGAGGCTAAAGCAGAGAATAAGCAGGATTAAGCATAAAATAGCGGTTATAAGCGGCAAGGGCGGAGTTGGAAAAAGCACAGTAACCGTAAATCTTGCCATGGCTTTTGCAATGCACGGCTATGCAAACCGCGTCGGCATTCTAGACGCTGACATTCATGGTCCAAGCATCCCAAAAATGCTTGGCTTGAGGGGACAGAGGCTTCAAGCCCTTGCTGCTGGAGTAATTTCCCCAGTTGCTGGGCCTTTGGGAATAAAGGTTGTTTCCATGGACTTTCTGCTTCCAAGTGACGAGTCGCCAGTGATCTGGCGTGGACCGTTAAAAATGAGGGCTATTCAACAGTTCCTATCCGACATCACGTGGGGAGAGCTTGACTTCCTTCTTGTGGATCTGCCGCCAGGAACAGGTGACGAGCCGTTAAGCGTTATGCAGCTTATACCGGACATGGACGGCGTGGTCATAGTCACTATACCATCTGAAGTTTCCCAGATCGTTGTGAAGAAGGCTGTGACTTTCGCTAGGCAGCTTGGCGTTCCGGTGATTGGAATAATTGAAAACATGAGCGGTTTCATATGCCCCAAATGCGGGGCGGAAGTAAACATTTTCAAAACAGGAGGTGGAAGAAAAATAGCCGAAGACTTGGCTGTTCCATTTTTGGGAAGCATACCAATAGACCCAGAAATCTGTACCGATTCAGATGAAGGGAAACCCTTCATAGTTGGGCACTCAGATTCGCCAGCCTCAAAGGCCTTTACAGATATTGTTAAGAAAATTGAGCAATACCTTGAGCAAAGAAAGCGCGTAGCGATACCGGTTAAGAAGGATATGTATGAATAA
- a CDS encoding AsnC family transcriptional regulator: MDDVDRKIISQLQMDGRTTLEDIAKNVGFTSMGVKKRLQRLVQQGAIKVSASINPFFFKLFPAVVLLEMESAEAMQKLLERFKDCPRVIHIFKTIGGYNLIALVVAENQDTLESISIEKCSLRSSAGIRRSEFYPIGEVHFSPFLPVREHLTHKEMETAPCNVDCRPCIRYADGKCVGCPATIHYRGTL; this comes from the coding sequence TTGGACGATGTTGACAGAAAGATAATTTCGCAGCTTCAAATGGACGGAAGAACCACCTTGGAAGACATCGCTAAAAATGTTGGATTCACAAGCATGGGAGTAAAGAAAAGGCTGCAACGGCTTGTTCAACAAGGCGCCATAAAAGTTTCCGCTTCAATAAACCCATTCTTTTTCAAACTTTTTCCGGCTGTGGTTCTATTGGAAATGGAAAGCGCTGAGGCGATGCAAAAGCTGCTTGAACGTTTCAAAGATTGCCCAAGAGTAATTCACATTTTTAAGACTATAGGCGGCTACAACCTAATCGCCCTAGTTGTTGCGGAAAACCAGGACACCCTCGAAAGCATATCCATAGAAAAATGCTCATTAAGAAGCAGCGCTGGTATACGGAGATCAGAATTTTATCCCATAGGCGAGGTTCACTTTTCGCCGTTCCTTCCAGTAAGAGAACACTTAACCCACAAAGAAATGGAAACCGCGCCATGCAACGTAGACTGTAGACCATGCATAAGATATGCGGACGGAAAATGTGTCGGATGCCCCGCAACAATCCATTACAGGGGAACCCTTTAA
- a CDS encoding MBL fold metallo-hydrolase: protein MTEGNDKPDLKLKEAEGAEIISLMDNSVDILSTIQRSEVKSVREWTKKHFRLPIAEHGFSMLVRVFDEGRVHSILFDTGCSPNGVVTNAKRMGIDLSEIECIVLSHGHYDHFGGLPAAVKAIKKNKLPIIVHEDMFKKRGVANPNGTIREYPAFPEEERVKPAKYIKTKQPYLIADNLILVTGEIPRTTSFEKGYPQHRAFIDGKWQSAPWIWDDRALVISVKNKGLVIVSGCAHAGIINTILYAQKLTGVKTLHAILGGFHLAGKESEPRIDQTVKELKRIKPNLVAPSHCTGWRGNHAIAEAMPEVYVWNSVGNLYKF, encoded by the coding sequence ATGACCGAAGGCAATGACAAACCAGATTTGAAGCTCAAAGAAGCAGAAGGCGCGGAAATAATCAGTTTAATGGATAATTCGGTGGATATTCTTTCAACGATCCAGAGAAGTGAAGTTAAAAGCGTCAGGGAGTGGACTAAGAAACACTTTCGCCTTCCAATAGCCGAACATGGATTTTCAATGCTTGTCCGAGTCTTTGATGAAGGCAGGGTTCACAGCATATTGTTCGACACGGGTTGCAGTCCCAATGGCGTTGTAACAAACGCTAAAAGGATGGGAATAGACCTGTCGGAAATAGAATGTATAGTTCTCTCCCATGGACATTACGACCATTTCGGCGGGTTACCCGCCGCAGTCAAAGCTATTAAGAAGAATAAATTGCCAATAATAGTGCATGAAGACATGTTCAAAAAGCGAGGCGTAGCCAACCCAAACGGAACCATAAGAGAATATCCCGCGTTCCCGGAAGAAGAAAGGGTGAAGCCAGCCAAATACATCAAAACCAAACAACCATACCTAATAGCAGACAACCTCATACTCGTCACAGGCGAAATCCCAAGAACAACAAGCTTTGAAAAGGGATACCCTCAACACAGAGCCTTCATAGATGGCAAATGGCAGTCTGCCCCGTGGATATGGGATGACCGCGCCCTAGTAATCAGCGTTAAGAATAAAGGCTTAGTCATCGTATCTGGATGCGCCCACGCAGGCATAATAAACACTATACTTTACGCACAAAAACTCACAGGAGTAAAAACCCTCCACGCCATATTAGGCGGATTCCACTTAGCAGGAAAAGAATCTGAACCACGCATTGACCAAACAGTTAAAGAACTGAAAAGAATAAAACCCAATTTGGTGGCACCTTCCCACTGCACGGGCTGGCGTGGAAACCACGCCATTGCTGAGGCAATGCCAGAAGTCTACGTCTGGAACAGCGTTGGAAACCTATACAAGTTTTAA
- a CDS encoding flavodoxin family protein translates to MKAVGICGSHRTGGSSFRLLEEAMKGIKEVNPDVETKIIELAKLNINPCIATCAYVDPVTCAKQPFECNVKDGLQYVFEKMKQADIILIASPYYFLAPSKLTALMERLYCVHYFTKRKHPSATFPTKDKPFGLLVVSGTGGDYNLPLLEHLKRFCLYLQMKPVTIKASPYIGVSGEDPVEKDTKALKHAKMLGQTIARAP, encoded by the coding sequence ATGAAAGCCGTTGGAATTTGTGGTTCGCATAGGACGGGCGGGAGTTCTTTCCGTTTACTGGAAGAGGCCATGAAGGGTATAAAAGAGGTAAATCCTGACGTTGAAACAAAAATTATTGAATTGGCTAAGTTAAACATTAACCCTTGTATAGCTACTTGTGCTTATGTTGACCCAGTTACATGCGCCAAACAACCCTTTGAGTGCAATGTAAAAGATGGTCTTCAATATGTTTTTGAGAAGATGAAACAAGCTGACATTATTTTGATTGCGTCTCCTTATTATTTTCTGGCTCCATCAAAATTGACAGCGCTAATGGAACGATTATACTGTGTCCATTATTTTACTAAGCGCAAACATCCAAGTGCGACTTTCCCAACGAAGGATAAACCGTTTGGTTTGCTTGTCGTTTCAGGAACAGGAGGAGATTACAACTTGCCACTTCTGGAACATTTAAAACGGTTTTGTTTATACCTACAAATGAAACCTGTTACAATAAAAGCTTCACCATACATTGGAGTTTCAGGCGAGGATCCAGTCGAAAAGGATACTAAAGCCTTAAAACATGCAAAAATGCTTGGCCAAACAATAGCTAGAGCGCCATAA
- a CDS encoding class I SAM-dependent methyltransferase produces MEQVDPKPDWLILEVGFGQGYLTMELASILSAGKVVGIDVLRVRSTIAVTPWIGRQMGMERRMALFIWDAIKLPLEKEASMLLSVFEPCRI; encoded by the coding sequence GTGGAGCAAGTTGATCCCAAGCCTGATTGGCTAATTTTAGAGGTTGGATTTGGTCAAGGCTATTTGACTATGGAGTTAGCCTCTATTTTGAGTGCAGGAAAAGTTGTGGGAATTGATGTTCTTCGTGTACGTAGCACAATAGCGGTCACTCCATGGATTGGAAGGCAAATGGGGATGGAGAGAAGGATGGCTTTGTTTATTTGGGATGCGATAAAACTTCCTTTAGAGAAGGAAGCTTCGATGCTGTTGTCAGTTTTCGAGCCTTGCAGGATATAA
- a CDS encoding NAD(P)H-dependent oxidoreductase, whose translation MDYEIIQLVEKEIKFCNLCGRCAFEECLLDDDFNQILKKMIRADGIIFSFPYYLPIPSKFLCFLERLDIIRHFRKHHGYSPRLKPNKSYVFPLDKKPCCIFIVSGTGKIKKGYVKIVTDILEGLGMEVIQKVYLKGEEIGEVLKDKKGLANCKKSIQKLMKF comes from the coding sequence GTGGATTATGAAATCATTCAGTTGGTTGAAAAAGAAATAAAATTTTGCAATCTTTGTGGAAGATGCGCATTTGAAGAATGTTTATTGGACGATGATTTTAATCAAATTTTGAAGAAAATGATAAGAGCTGATGGCATAATATTTTCTTTTCCATATTATTTGCCGATTCCATCGAAGTTCTTATGTTTTCTAGAAAGGCTGGATATTATTAGGCATTTCAGAAAACATCATGGCTACAGCCCAAGACTTAAACCAAATAAAAGCTATGTTTTTCCTCTTGATAAAAAGCCTTGTTGTATCTTTATTGTATCGGGCACTGGAAAAATAAAGAAAGGTTATGTGAAAATAGTTACGGACATTCTTGAAGGATTAGGAATGGAGGTAATTCAAAAAGTCTATTTAAAAGGTGAAGAGATTGGAGAGGTCTTAAAAGATAAAAAAGGCTTGGCTAATTGCAAAAAATCGATACAGAAACTTATGAAGTTTTAG